CACTGCAACGAACGTGTGCAAAATCCCATTACTAGGCAGTAAGTCGATGGGCACAAGCACGAATGCTGTGGCACGTGCGAGCGAGTGGAGATTGTTGGCGAATTGCCGCCGTGTGATCGTCCTGGGCCACTTGTGGTGTCCTTGGAAGGCCTTGATCTGGGAACCGAAAATGGGTGTCGATGCATCGCCGTAGTTGTCAATGGCCCAGTGATATACACCCGTGCCGAAGTCTGCTAGTACGTACCCAAGCAAGCCCGCGAGCAATGGTTCGAGCCACGTGCCAGAACCCGTGGCTCCGACCGTGGACTTCGCTAGTGAAACAAGAACGGAGGTGCACCCGGTCATGACCCAGGCTCGGTGAGTCCATGTAGAACGTAGGCTAGGTTCGCTGGCAGAATGCGTTCTTGGCGTGGTCGTAGCTAAAGTGGGTGATGTTGGCACGTGTGGTTCGATGAGAGAAAGGTCTCTTTGGGGAGTGGTGGTGGTGATCACGGCACGTATGCATGGTGGGCCAAGGTAGCGACACGTGTGGGTGTGATATGGGCGCCTCAAGGGGTGCCATTGCTGAGGCAAGACTGACATTGAGAACGGGCGGTATGGAATGGGGTATGGATGGGCGCAGACAATGAATAAAAAGGGTAGTAGGAGCTATCGTTGAGAGGAATGAAAGGAATGTGTGGTGATAAAAGAAAGTGTAGGAAGTAGCACTGGTTTTGGGTGTGCCTACGTGGTACGAGGAACATCGCGCGAACGTGTATTGGTGAGAGTCACACGTTTGTTCCATGTGGAAGTGCGTGGAAGACTCGAGTGATTGGAGCCACGTGTATAAGGTTGTCGTAGCAGTCTGACTTTAAGGGTTTGGACAGAGTTCAAGGGAAGCGGATCGCCCTGTAATCTtgccactgtggggcccaccgtgatttatgtgttttatccacgccgttcatccgttttttcagatcattttagtacatgagcccaaaaatgaagtagattcaaatctcaagtgaatcacaccacaggaaactgtggtgattgaatgaccaccatttaAAACATCTTgggggtacaaaagttttggatcaagcttatatttgtgttttctcttcatccatatctgagTGACCTAATCatcaggttggatagcaaataaacatcacagtgtaCTTTAGAAAGATTTTAAGGTGTCATTActcccactttttcctatggcgtggtacacttgacctttggatctacttcatatttaTAATCATACGCTAAAATCATCTGTAAAAACATGTGCACGGGATGGATTTAAAATACAtacgtcaaagtgggccccatagtacaTGTCAGttcaagggaaacggattgggtactccctctaccacctgccaatggctggtggtcggtgatctgtgggccccaccatgatgtatgtgtttcatccatgccgtccatctatttttccagatcattttatagaataaggacaaaaatgagttatattccaatcccacattacaggaaaaagtgttgaacgagcgtagaccattaaaaacattttgggtaccataaagttttggatcaagctgatctttgttttttcccatcatctaggcctgtatcacctaatcaacagattagatgtcaaataaacagtacagtgggctttaggtggattttaatggtggatatccaataaatattgttttcctttggtgtggtcaacctgatatttatattcGTTTCATTGTTGAGATtaaaactaaaatgatctgtaaaaatggatgaacggaatggattaaaaccatacattatggtggagcccacagagcaccgaccaccggccacggggctggtggcagggagagaccgagagtagccaatccgtttcccagttCAAGTGCCTTTTACATTCATTTCTTTTGGGAGAAGGACCAAAAACCCCCCTCCTAATGGTCATTCTCGCAGGAATTGCTTGAGTGGACTAGGTGAGGCCACTCACCCAACACGCTAAGGTCCTAAACACCACTCATGAAAAAAGCCACCGGCAAAGAAATCGtcacctttcatctatttccagTTGTAGCCTCTTTATTGTGAGGACTGCGCTAGCCTGACTTACACTAATAACTGACCGTTACCTGAGGCAAGCATGAATAAGATCCACCCATTCCTCTAATGAGCCATCATATTTTTGTTGGACAAATGCCCATGTGGTCTACGTGTGGTCAACTACTAATGGTGGGTTCCTCAGCTATTTTTCCgtttgcatttttttatttctctctATGTTTAATTTGAATTCTAAAATTAATATTTAGAAATgaattcaaaattaaatttaaGATTGAAATAGAGTAAGATTGGATGAGACTCTTTCCTTAAGTAGGGATGGGATCCCTTGTACATGGCGTCATTAGTTCCGAATTCcaaataaaaaatagagagagtgaGTTTCATATGCAGAATCTTTCCATCAAGCCTGCCCTTAAGACGATTTAAGTTATTGATCGTAATCCAGAGACATCTCAAAAATGGGTATTTAGCTTATTGAGTCAGGCTCGAGCATGtccattttgggctcatgacaaGCTCAGGGCACACCTGGCTTGATTTCTATTATGTGGTCGGGTTTGGAGTGAACTTGGCACCATCTAAactcagcccattgacagccttactTGTGCACTCCATTCACGGCCAAATAGTGCAAGAATCGTGTTGCTTTTTGCTGCGTTACGTGCAGCAAAGTTCCAAACTTTTAATGGATCGTTTGGCAAGATGGATTTAgggggattggaggggatttcaaatctcctaaTATATTTCTAGGGTCTCAAAGAcaaggtttgaaatccaaggtgaaaaaTAGAATTACATGCTAATAATTTATTGGGCACGTGGCTCACTGATGAtatccaaaataattagattatcaacgaCATTACtgtaattactttaataggatgatTTGCTTCATCCAAAtactatccatgtaaatcaatagttaaaaatcatTAGTTAATCATTTGGATGCGATCCTACACTTGTAGCTCATCCgaaacttagaatttcatcatttttaggcaaagtatatatttctatggatttattacaaccattgtgtcaaacattacatacttacactaattagagatattaaagttgatttagaaattaaatttaaattcctataaaatatactatgcatagctacttttggattacggGAAATTCTAAATTTAGAATGCCAAACATAGTGGGAGGATTCCAAATCTAGggtgttccaaatccatgctaccAAACAGGCTTAAGTTTTAGCTCTATGAACTTCTGTTGGGTGACTCATCATACTTCTTTTTAACACACCAAAACGGATACTTAAACTCATGACttataaggcccgtgtcctaCTATCTCACTATTCCTTAGGATCCAGCGATCTTttccgtcgaatttcggcgacctgcaACCTATAGATAGCGTTTGCGCACTACATTAAGTCGCATCTGTAGACCCGAatcgactcgatccgaaatctatgccattgcaaccgcaccatcGCTGCGGTTCTAACGTCACGTCTCGTGTGCCGATACGATACATAGACTAAGAGATATGACCCGTGCATAACCTGGTTGTAGATTGCACATTGCAAGGCCAGAGATTCCAAATAAAGTAGATTCTCTACAAAAGCaatcatgatggtgacatcaccctagcctaccTAGGCTAGGATGCATGGAATCACCCTAGCCACTCATGCTTCTTACACCTCATGATGGCAAGCATGCCCTCTCTTCTCCATGCTTTCTTACAAACTCATAATTACCTTACAAACTCATCATTGCCATCCCTACatcactctctccctccctttcttcctcatttgcaaCCAAGAGCTTGGACATCCCAAGTAAGAAAGCAAGGACCTCACATTTTTCAGCCCTCTTTCACCCTTAatcccactcaatccaacccttagatcatcatctccatcaTTGAAGGAGTCTCATAGAAGCTTTGGAGCACTAGggagcactaccaaaaaaaggagcAAAGGATACAGATCATGCTAGCTTTTTGCTACGAATTTAAATCATAGCTATAGTTTCTATAGATTTCCTCTATAACTGGAAAGGTGCCACACTATTACTAATTAACGatggtgtaaggggctctatagggcctcaaaaaatatatgtgttctatctaagccatccatgtATTTTCAAATATTACTTTAGGGCATGAAAACAAAAACCAGCTAGATCAAAGgcaaaagtggaccacacggtaggaaacatggagattaaatcacgtgtacttcatatggtgtggtccatttgggccttaaatatattttatttttgaaattatgaaattaaatattttagtaaaattaatggatggaatgcattaagaaaatacatcatgggtgggccccacggagcccctgagaGGACCGTCCATGGATCCCTTACGCCTAAAAATGAGCGTGCGCTCAAAACAAAGCCGCGCCCAAATCTccagccatctctctctctctctctctctctctctctctctctctctctctccattccttattctctcatcttcctccctctctctctctctgttccccaatcccttctctctctctccgttcccatTGTCAGcgccgtctccctctccctctccctcgctgtttccctctccctctctcaagctCCCGCGCCCTCACACCTCCTTCAACAACACCGGATCTTCAGCAGCACTGCCTCCACTGGTTCTCCCTCGCCCTCACTCCCCCTAACATTGAGGCTTCTTCCTCTTCAAAGGTTCCCTCTCCCTTacatttctagggttttgttgATTTCCTTGTTACTATGATTTGAATCTGagattaaatgtttttttttaaaattattatgtTAAAGCTCTGTACAAGCAatgaatggatgtttggatatGTCAGATCCATAGGACCATATCTCATTccaagtgatgcaattgataggcAGTCAGATCTTGGTAGGACAGGGTTGGATCACCATACCAGGGGCCTAATTTGTAGAATCCCCCATCAAGAGTAGGGAACATAAGATCAACGATCTGGATCACCATACCAGGGGCCTAATTTGTAGAAATGGGTTGATTGAAGCATAGGCATAGAAATCAGGCCCAAGCCTTTCCAATAGTGGGCCATGCCAAAATCCTGATGGGTCAACTGTCCCTACCCGTTTTATCACTCGTGTCCATGCACATATCAAGTGTTGCCTAGACTAACCACCTGAAAGTTCATTGAGCTATTGAGCAATTTTTGTTTTCCATGCTGGTGCTTAATATATAGACATAAATAACTCTTTAGCTCCCCTGCATGAGAGGGTGACATATGTTTCACAAGGCAATACCATGTCCTTGCAAATGGATTTATGTTCTTTTTTTCCTACAATATATTGCTTTTATAGTTGCCATGCAGGTTAATGCTTG
This region of Magnolia sinica isolate HGM2019 chromosome 1, MsV1, whole genome shotgun sequence genomic DNA includes:
- the LOC131239880 gene encoding fatty acid desaturase 4, chloroplastic-like encodes the protein MSVLPQQWHPLRRPYHTHTCRYLGPPCIRAVITTTTPQRDLSLIEPHVPTSPTLATTTPRTHSASEPSLRSTWTHRAWVMTGCTSVLVSLAKSTVGATGSGTWLEPLLAGLLGYVLADFGTGVYHWAIDNYGDASTPIFGSQIKAFQGHHKWPRTITRRQFANNLHSLARATAFVLVPIDLLPSNGILHTFVAVCSGCIMFSQQFHAWAHSTKSQLPPLVLALQDAGVLVSRAKHAAHHRSPYNNNYCIVSGVWNEFLDDRRFFEAMEMIVFFKFGVRPRSWSEPNSNWMEDADATSAQIVHV